A genomic region of Sphingobium sp. HWE2-09 contains the following coding sequences:
- a CDS encoding YceI family protein → MKKFLIPAAALIAIAGGSVVVAQMPTSAPGTKDVAKVTGGTYKVDGGHTQVVFAWNHMGFTNNMGTIAEPTGTLTLDKASPAKSKVAVEFTIANLRTGVAKLDEHLMKADFFDSAKFPTATFVSTSVKPEGATAAEITGNLTIKGVTKPVTLDAEFFGAGVQPMSKKENVGFVATGTIKRSDFGMGYGVPVVGDAIELKIVAGFEKQ, encoded by the coding sequence ATGAAGAAATTCCTGATCCCCGCCGCCGCCCTGATCGCTATTGCCGGTGGCAGCGTCGTCGTTGCGCAGATGCCCACCTCGGCCCCCGGCACCAAGGACGTCGCCAAGGTGACCGGCGGCACGTACAAGGTCGATGGCGGCCATACCCAGGTCGTGTTCGCGTGGAACCATATGGGCTTCACCAACAATATGGGCACGATCGCCGAACCCACCGGCACGCTGACGCTTGACAAGGCCAGCCCGGCCAAGTCGAAGGTGGCGGTCGAATTCACCATCGCCAACCTGCGCACCGGCGTCGCCAAGCTGGACGAGCATCTGATGAAGGCCGACTTCTTCGATTCGGCCAAATTCCCGACCGCGACCTTCGTGTCGACCAGCGTGAAGCCCGAGGGTGCGACGGCGGCTGAGATCACCGGCAACCTCACCATCAAAGGCGTGACCAAGCCGGTAACGCTGGACGCCGAATTTTTCGGCGCAGGCGTGCAGCCGATGAGCAAGAAGGAAAATGTCGGCTTCGTTGCAACCGGCACGATCAAGCGCAGCGATTTCGGCATGGGCTATGGCGTGCCCGTCGTCGGCGATGCGATCGAGTTGAAGATCGTCGCCGGTTTCGAAAAGCAGTAA
- the leuA gene encoding 2-isopropylmalate synthase, translating into MMLTDPSQKYRAFPQIDLPNRQWPSQVITAPPRWLSTDMRDGNQSLIDPMNAEKKRRFFDLLLKVGVKEIEIGFPAAGATEFDFISGLVRDGAIPDDVIVQVLTQARADLIATTFESLRGAPKAIVHVYNAVSPAWRNIVFQMSRPEIKEIAVNAAKLLRDNAAAQPDTDWHFEYSPETFSTAELDFSLECCEAVMDILQPTPEKPLILNLPATVECATPNIYADQIEWMCRNISKRDSVVISLHPHNDRGTGVAAAELGLMAGADRVEGCLFGNGERTGNCDLVTVALNMYTQGINPLLDFSDIDEVIQTVEYCNQLPVHPRHPYAGELVFTAFSGSHQDAIKKGFAAQEARNDLIWDVPYLPIDPKDLGRDYEAVIRVNSQSGKGGVAWVLQQDKGYKMPKRMQAEFSKVVQAFADESSRELNAADIWSAFQDHYRLTGEQAYSLIDYHESGVAGDRIFTGKIVHEGVERSISGRGNGLLSSVLAALRDEFGVQLEIADYSEHAIGAGSDVNAAAYVECRAPDGRTVFGVGTDADVATASVQAVLSAANGIAARG; encoded by the coding sequence ATGATGCTGACCGATCCTTCCCAGAAATACCGCGCTTTCCCGCAGATCGACCTGCCCAACCGCCAATGGCCAAGCCAGGTCATCACCGCACCGCCGCGCTGGCTGTCGACCGACATGCGCGACGGCAACCAGTCGCTGATCGACCCGATGAATGCCGAAAAGAAGCGCCGCTTCTTCGACCTGCTCTTGAAAGTCGGCGTCAAGGAGATCGAGATCGGCTTCCCCGCCGCAGGTGCGACCGAGTTCGACTTCATTTCCGGGCTGGTCCGCGATGGCGCGATCCCCGACGATGTGATCGTCCAGGTACTGACGCAGGCGCGTGCCGACCTGATCGCGACTACTTTCGAATCCTTGCGCGGCGCGCCCAAGGCGATCGTCCATGTCTATAATGCGGTGTCGCCTGCCTGGCGCAACATCGTGTTCCAGATGAGCCGACCGGAGATCAAGGAGATCGCGGTCAACGCCGCCAAGCTGCTGCGCGACAATGCAGCGGCGCAGCCGGACACCGACTGGCATTTCGAATATTCGCCCGAGACATTCTCCACCGCCGAACTGGATTTCAGCCTGGAATGTTGCGAGGCGGTGATGGATATCCTGCAGCCGACGCCGGAAAAGCCGCTGATCCTGAACCTGCCCGCGACGGTCGAATGCGCGACGCCCAACATCTATGCCGACCAGATCGAATGGATGTGCCGCAACATTTCCAAGCGCGATAGCGTCGTCATCTCGCTGCACCCGCATAATGACCGGGGCACCGGCGTCGCCGCCGCCGAACTGGGCCTGATGGCGGGCGCCGATCGCGTCGAGGGCTGTTTGTTCGGCAATGGCGAGCGGACCGGCAATTGCGACCTGGTGACCGTGGCGCTCAACATGTACACGCAGGGGATCAATCCGCTGCTGGACTTCAGCGACATCGACGAAGTCATCCAGACGGTAGAATATTGCAACCAGTTGCCCGTGCATCCGCGCCATCCCTATGCTGGCGAACTGGTGTTCACCGCCTTCTCCGGCAGCCATCAGGACGCGATCAAGAAGGGCTTTGCCGCACAGGAAGCGCGCAACGATTTGATCTGGGACGTGCCCTATCTGCCGATCGATCCCAAGGATCTGGGCCGCGACTATGAAGCGGTGATCCGCGTCAATTCGCAATCGGGCAAGGGCGGCGTCGCCTGGGTGTTGCAGCAGGACAAGGGCTATAAGATGCCCAAGCGGATGCAGGCGGAATTTTCGAAGGTCGTGCAGGCCTTTGCCGACGAAAGCAGCCGCGAACTTAACGCCGCCGACATCTGGAGCGCGTTCCAGGATCATTATCGCCTGACCGGCGAGCAGGCCTATAGCCTGATCGACTATCATGAGAGCGGCGTGGCGGGGGATCGCATCTTCACCGGCAAGATCGTTCATGAAGGCGTGGAACGATCGATTTCCGGGCGCGGCAACGGCCTGTTATCATCGGTACTGGCCGCACTGCGCGACGAGTTCGGCGTGCAGCTGGAGATTGCCGATTATAGCGAACATGCGATCGGCGCGGGCAGCGACGTGAACGCCGCGGCTTATGTGGAATGCCGCGCGCCTGATGGCCGGACGGTGTTCGGTGTCGGCACCGATGCGGATGTGGCGACAGCGTCGGTACAGGCGGTGCTGTCGGCCGCAAATGGGATTGCGGCGCGGGGGTAA
- a CDS encoding M20/M25/M40 family metallo-hydrolase, with amino-acid sequence MMMRHAYLAAALLALPHAAMAAADADAAKAILMRSVAFRTVEGAGQVPKLAAYYAGVLKSAGFADADIVITPIGETASLAATLKGSDPKLKPLLMIGHMDVVAANRADWTRDPFVPVEEGGYIFGRGAEDNKYDVAMMVATMAQWRKEGWTPRRTVILALSGDEETAMLTTKALAARYKDAELVLNGDGGGGLLNDEGKPVLYQLQAGEKTYADFEIGFTDPGGHSSAPTPGNPIYRLAKAIDRIAAYQFPPMRNALTKASLSLSADRIDGEVGQAMRRYAETGDVAAANLLSTRPEFLGQVRTTCVATMAQAGHALNALPQSAKVDVNCRIFPGVAIDDVKAELTRVIADPDATVKTLGDPLASDASPLRADVMKAVRDAVTARAPGIAVMPGMSAGATDSLYFRALGVPSYGVSSLFMKADDGFAHGLNERVPVAGIPASLAQWDAVVRALAK; translated from the coding sequence ATGATGATGCGGCACGCATATCTGGCGGCGGCTTTGCTGGCCCTGCCGCACGCCGCGATGGCGGCGGCCGATGCAGACGCGGCCAAGGCCATATTGATGCGCTCCGTCGCATTCCGCACGGTCGAAGGGGCAGGGCAGGTGCCCAAGCTGGCGGCTTATTATGCCGGGGTGCTTAAAAGCGCGGGCTTTGCCGATGCGGATATCGTCATCACCCCGATCGGTGAGACGGCGTCGCTGGCAGCGACGCTCAAAGGCAGCGACCCCAAACTCAAACCCTTGCTGATGATCGGCCATATGGACGTGGTGGCCGCGAATCGCGCCGACTGGACCCGCGATCCCTTCGTGCCGGTGGAGGAGGGTGGCTATATCTTCGGGCGCGGGGCGGAGGATAATAAATATGATGTGGCGATGATGGTCGCGACGATGGCCCAGTGGCGCAAGGAGGGCTGGACACCGCGCCGCACCGTCATCTTGGCTCTGTCGGGCGACGAAGAAACCGCGATGCTGACGACCAAGGCGCTGGCGGCTCGATATAAGGACGCCGAACTGGTGCTGAACGGCGATGGCGGCGGCGGGCTGCTCAATGACGAAGGCAAACCGGTCCTCTATCAATTGCAGGCGGGCGAGAAGACCTATGCCGATTTCGAGATCGGCTTTACCGACCCCGGCGGTCATTCCAGCGCGCCGACGCCGGGCAATCCGATCTACCGGCTGGCAAAAGCGATCGACCGGATCGCCGCCTATCAATTCCCGCCGATGCGCAATGCATTGACCAAGGCGTCGCTATCCCTGTCCGCCGACCGGATCGACGGCGAAGTGGGGCAGGCGATGCGCCGCTATGCGGAAACGGGAGACGTGGCGGCGGCGAACCTGCTATCGACACGGCCAGAATTTCTCGGGCAGGTCCGCACCACCTGCGTCGCAACCATGGCGCAGGCGGGCCATGCGTTGAACGCGTTGCCGCAAAGCGCGAAGGTGGATGTGAATTGCCGCATCTTCCCCGGCGTGGCGATCGACGATGTGAAAGCGGAACTGACCAGGGTGATCGCGGACCCGGACGCGACCGTGAAGACGCTAGGCGATCCGCTGGCCAGCGACGCCTCGCCCCTGCGCGCCGACGTCATGAAGGCCGTACGCGACGCGGTGACCGCGCGAGCGCCAGGCATCGCGGTGATGCCGGGCATGTCGGCGGGCGCCACCGACAGTCTCTATTTCCGGGCGCTGGGCGTGCCGAGCTATGGCGTGTCCAGCCTGTTCATGAAAGCGGATGATGGCTTCGCCCATGGGCTGAACGAGCGGGTGCCGGTGGCGGGCATCCCGGCATCGCTGGCGCAGTGGGATGCGGTGGTCAGGGCGTTGGCGAAGTAG